The following proteins are encoded in a genomic region of Reichenbachiella sp.:
- a CDS encoding ATP-dependent DNA helicase RecQ gives MSEAKDILKKYWGYDAFRPLQEEIIESVLEGKDTLALLPTGGGKSICFQVPGLMLEGVCLVISPLIALMQDQVQQLKKRGISAAAVTSGMPKREIDILLDNCVFGKVKFLYVSPERLKSDLFIERLKKMHVGLLAIDEAHCISQWGYDFRPSYIEIANIYDYLSDTKKIALTATATADVADDICEKLAFDEPSIFQKSFARVNLSYSAFELENKGPKLIDILNNVKGSAIVYVKSRLETQNVAKYLYQHGISSDFYHAGLDPVARNKKQDEWIKNMRRVMVATNAFGMGIDKPDVRVVAHLDLPDSLEAYYQEAGRAGRDERNAFAVLLYNPSDLFRLSENEKHRNPTLDYVQRVYQAIANYFKLATGSSQWQSYDFDLKQFAATYQLNPREAHFCIQKLEEMGLLLVSESLNKSSTVKFALDGNEVYKFTISNVAYESVIKAMLRLYGGGLYSDFMNVSEFEVAKLAKLSKSEVIKKLQLLEQQGVIVYDPMKTLPQLTYLTPRLEVSALKRFYNEVAPRHAVVKEKVEAMKAYASNKEGCRTRIFQEYFNEKTYLNCGVCDVCIKAKKEEKLIAALDQTKAEILAQITSGTTYIDELKDAVEVKGDFVFTEAIRILVDEGKVKMEGYDRLVLI, from the coding sequence TTGAGCGAAGCCAAGGACATACTGAAAAAATACTGGGGGTACGATGCCTTTCGTCCTTTGCAGGAAGAAATCATCGAGTCTGTATTGGAAGGCAAGGACACACTCGCATTGCTCCCTACGGGCGGAGGAAAGTCCATTTGTTTTCAAGTGCCTGGACTGATGCTAGAAGGCGTATGTTTGGTGATCTCTCCATTGATCGCACTGATGCAAGATCAGGTGCAGCAGCTCAAAAAACGGGGCATATCCGCAGCTGCCGTTACTTCTGGCATGCCTAAGCGTGAGATTGATATACTGCTGGACAACTGTGTGTTTGGTAAAGTAAAGTTCCTTTACGTGTCACCCGAGCGTTTAAAATCCGACCTCTTTATCGAAAGGTTGAAAAAGATGCATGTGGGTTTATTGGCTATCGACGAGGCGCATTGCATTTCTCAGTGGGGGTATGATTTTCGGCCGTCCTATATAGAAATTGCTAACATTTACGACTATTTATCTGACACCAAAAAAATTGCTTTGACGGCTACGGCCACAGCCGACGTAGCCGATGATATTTGCGAGAAGTTGGCTTTTGATGAACCATCCATTTTTCAGAAGAGTTTTGCCCGAGTGAATTTGTCCTACTCGGCTTTTGAGTTAGAAAACAAGGGGCCGAAACTCATAGACATATTAAACAATGTCAAAGGCTCAGCTATCGTCTATGTGAAAAGCCGGTTGGAGACCCAGAACGTAGCCAAGTATCTTTATCAGCATGGTATTTCTTCCGATTTCTATCATGCGGGTTTGGATCCTGTCGCTCGAAACAAAAAGCAAGACGAGTGGATCAAAAACATGCGCCGCGTGATGGTGGCTACCAATGCCTTTGGCATGGGAATAGACAAACCCGATGTTCGTGTGGTGGCACATTTGGATTTACCTGATTCTCTGGAAGCCTATTACCAGGAAGCCGGTCGAGCCGGTCGAGATGAGCGAAATGCTTTCGCCGTGCTGCTTTATAATCCCTCCGATTTATTTCGCCTCAGCGAAAACGAAAAGCACAGAAATCCTACGCTTGATTACGTCCAGCGAGTCTATCAAGCCATTGCCAACTATTTCAAATTGGCCACAGGCAGTAGCCAATGGCAGAGCTATGATTTTGATTTGAAGCAGTTTGCTGCTACTTACCAACTCAATCCGCGAGAGGCACACTTCTGTATTCAAAAACTAGAGGAGATGGGGCTATTGCTAGTCAGTGAAAGCTTGAATAAGTCAAGTACGGTCAAATTCGCTCTGGACGGCAATGAGGTTTATAAATTCACTATATCGAATGTGGCCTACGAGTCCGTGATCAAAGCTATGTTGAGACTATATGGAGGAGGATTGTATTCGGACTTTATGAATGTCTCGGAGTTTGAAGTGGCCAAATTGGCCAAGCTGTCTAAAAGTGAGGTAATCAAAAAACTACAATTGCTCGAGCAGCAAGGGGTGATTGTCTATGACCCCATGAAGACGCTGCCGCAGCTCACTTATCTCACACCACGACTAGAGGTTTCCGCACTAAAAAGATTCTACAACGAAGTGGCTCCCAGACATGCGGTGGTCAAAGAAAAAGTGGAAGCCATGAAAGCCTATGCCTCAAACAAGGAAGGGTGCCGCACACGAATTTTTCAAGAGTATTTCAATGAAAAAACCTATCTCAACTGTGGTGTATGTGATGTCTGCATCAAAGCCAAGAAGGAAGAAAAACTAATCGCTGCACTCGATCAGACCAAAGCCGAGATCCTGGCTCAAATTACCTCTGGCACCACCTACATCGATGAACTCAAAGATGCTGTAGAAGTGAAAGGTGATTTTGTATTTACCGAAGCCATTCGCATCCTTGTAGATGAAGGTAAGGTGAAAATGGAGGGATATGATCGGTTGGTGCTAATTTGA
- a CDS encoding Nif3-like dinuclear metal center hexameric protein: protein MRINDIIGALNQWAPPAYQESYDNARLITGSPDLQLQGVLVSLDCTEEVVQEAIDKGANLIIAHHPIVFKGLKSFTGKNYVERTVIKAIKNDIAIFSIHTNLDNVHTGVNRMICDRIGLQNCKTLAPKSGLLSKLVTFIPTEHAQNVLDALYTAGLGHIGNYDECSFQVKGTGSFRPNDQANPVIGKNNERELVEETRIEGIFPSHIKGKVVAALKKAHPYEEVAYYLTALENENQDVGSGMIGELETAIPTASFMNLLKEQFNLKVIRHTAFHKAEVKKIAVCGGAGSFLLGHAKGAGADVFVTADFKYHEFFDAEEKIIISDIGHYESEVFTKELICNFLKEKFANIALNLSEVDTNPIKYF, encoded by the coding sequence ATGCGAATAAACGATATTATAGGAGCACTTAATCAATGGGCACCTCCAGCTTACCAAGAATCTTATGACAATGCTCGGCTTATCACCGGAAGCCCAGACCTACAACTTCAGGGCGTATTGGTCAGTCTCGACTGTACCGAAGAAGTTGTTCAGGAAGCAATAGACAAAGGAGCCAATTTGATCATTGCGCATCACCCCATCGTATTTAAAGGTTTGAAGTCATTTACAGGCAAAAACTATGTGGAACGAACAGTGATCAAAGCCATCAAAAATGACATTGCCATCTTCAGTATTCATACCAATCTTGATAACGTACATACCGGAGTCAATCGAATGATTTGCGATCGCATAGGTCTCCAAAATTGCAAAACGCTGGCGCCAAAGTCTGGATTGCTTAGTAAGCTTGTGACCTTCATCCCTACAGAACACGCTCAAAATGTCCTTGATGCATTATATACCGCTGGATTGGGTCATATTGGCAACTATGACGAATGCAGTTTTCAGGTAAAAGGTACCGGTTCGTTTAGACCAAATGATCAGGCCAATCCGGTCATTGGCAAAAACAACGAACGCGAGCTAGTCGAAGAAACCAGAATCGAAGGCATATTCCCTTCTCATATCAAAGGCAAAGTGGTGGCCGCATTGAAAAAGGCACATCCCTACGAAGAAGTAGCCTATTATCTCACCGCATTAGAAAACGAAAACCAGGATGTGGGGTCTGGAATGATCGGTGAATTAGAAACCGCCATCCCTACAGCTTCTTTTATGAATCTATTGAAAGAGCAATTCAACCTCAAGGTGATCAGGCATACAGCATTTCATAAAGCAGAAGTCAAAAAAATTGCAGTATGCGGAGGGGCAGGAAGTTTCTTATTAGGTCATGCCAAAGGAGCTGGGGCTGATGTTTTTGTTACAGCAGATTTTAAGTATCACGAGTTTTTTGATGCCGAAGAAAAAATTATCATATCTGATATCGGACATTATGAAAGTGAGGTGTTTACAAAAGAATTGATTTGCAATTTTTTAAAAGAAAAATTCGCTAATATTGCACTCAATTTATCCGAGGTGGATACAAATCCTATAAAATACTTTTAA
- a CDS encoding alpha/beta hydrolase: MIKKELTLSSKHNNRPFGVDYRYQSTDGQKPVILFIHGFKGFKDTMHFNVIADVIAEAGFVYVKMNLSHNGVTPEHPQDFVDLEAFGNNNFSIELDDIGVVVNHICNHQLGIPENEIDVSRLYLAGHSRGGAVSILRACEDTRVKRLVTWAAVADLEAFWSPDFVKEWREKGVQYIKNARTHQDMPLYYQMVEDFEKNSQRFRITDQLTKLTIPFLAIHGTDDETVPVEALLLLKNAYPSIQTHRIEGANHTFGGKHPWTSPELPVFSKELVSTTVEFLKQP; this comes from the coding sequence ATGATAAAAAAGGAACTCACATTAAGCTCTAAACATAACAATAGACCATTTGGTGTTGACTATAGATATCAGTCGACCGATGGGCAAAAACCGGTCATATTATTTATTCATGGTTTTAAGGGGTTTAAGGACACCATGCATTTTAATGTCATAGCTGATGTGATAGCTGAAGCTGGATTTGTATACGTCAAAATGAATTTGTCTCACAATGGCGTGACTCCAGAACATCCTCAAGATTTTGTTGACCTGGAAGCTTTCGGTAATAATAATTTCAGTATCGAGCTGGATGATATTGGTGTGGTGGTGAATCACATTTGCAATCATCAATTGGGTATTCCCGAAAACGAAATTGACGTATCTCGACTTTATTTGGCAGGGCACAGTAGAGGAGGAGCAGTTTCTATATTAAGGGCGTGTGAAGATACGAGAGTCAAACGATTGGTTACCTGGGCTGCTGTGGCAGATCTGGAAGCGTTTTGGTCTCCCGATTTCGTAAAGGAATGGAGAGAAAAAGGGGTACAGTATATTAAAAACGCACGTACGCATCAAGATATGCCGTTGTATTATCAAATGGTAGAAGATTTTGAGAAAAACTCACAACGATTCAGGATTACTGATCAGTTGACTAAGCTTACCATTCCGTTTTTAGCCATTCACGGTACAGATGATGAAACCGTTCCTGTAGAAGCCCTACTTTTATTGAAAAACGCTTATCCTTCTATTCAAACACATCGCATTGAGGGAGCTAATCATACTTTTGGAGGGAAACATCCCTGGACGTCTCCAGAGCTTCCAGTGTTTAGTAAAGAATTGGTGTCTACAACGGTTGAATTTTTAAAGCAACCTTGA
- a CDS encoding zinc ribbon domain-containing protein, which produces MESTVAKKLEALTKLQSIDSQLDELIKVRGALPEEVMDLEDEIAGYETRVNNHNGQIEELELAISNNKTAIKDAEKLIAKYEEQQMNVRNNREYDAITKEVELQQLEIQILEKRIKEAYANIEAKNEEIADTKNALEERTKDLESKKGELDNITTESKEEEDKLLKGREKASKGIEERLLLSYNKIRENVRNGLAVVPVKRDACGGCFNIVPPQKQAEIREKKKLIVCEHCGRVLADVEEVVVEEKKPTRTRRKAAAKK; this is translated from the coding sequence ATGGAAAGTACGGTAGCAAAAAAGCTCGAAGCTCTAACAAAATTACAGTCAATAGATTCACAATTAGATGAATTAATTAAAGTCAGAGGGGCTTTACCTGAGGAAGTGATGGATCTCGAAGATGAGATAGCCGGATATGAAACTAGGGTAAACAATCACAACGGTCAGATCGAGGAATTAGAATTGGCCATTTCGAACAACAAAACGGCGATCAAGGATGCTGAAAAACTCATAGCAAAATATGAGGAACAGCAAATGAATGTTCGAAACAACAGAGAATATGACGCGATTACCAAAGAGGTAGAATTGCAACAATTGGAGATTCAGATTCTTGAAAAAAGAATAAAAGAGGCTTATGCCAATATAGAGGCAAAGAACGAAGAAATCGCTGACACCAAAAATGCGCTTGAAGAAAGAACAAAAGATCTTGAAAGCAAAAAAGGTGAATTAGATAACATCACTACTGAGAGCAAGGAAGAAGAAGATAAATTACTCAAAGGAAGAGAAAAAGCGTCGAAAGGAATTGAAGAGCGTTTACTCCTATCTTACAACAAGATCAGAGAAAATGTAAGAAACGGCTTAGCTGTTGTTCCGGTAAAAAGAGATGCTTGTGGTGGATGTTTCAACATCGTACCTCCTCAGAAGCAAGCGGAAATCAGAGAGAAGAAAAAACTGATTGTATGTGAGCACTGTGGTAGAGTATTAGCGGACGTAGAAGAAGTAGTGGTAGAAGAGAAAAAGCCTACGAGAACAAGAAGAAAAGCAGCGGCAAAGAAATAA
- a CDS encoding metalloregulator ArsR/SmtB family transcription factor, whose protein sequence is MGLSKTEKFTAHQNELAIMSKALGHPARIAILEYLLKANSCICGDIVGELGLAQATVSQHLKELKNLGIIKGNIEGTSTCYCIDSEKWESISDAFSQFFAQRTVCAEDGCC, encoded by the coding sequence ATGGGACTATCAAAGACAGAAAAATTCACTGCACATCAGAATGAGCTAGCCATTATGTCGAAGGCGCTTGGACATCCAGCGAGAATTGCTATTCTCGAATACTTGCTGAAGGCTAACAGCTGTATTTGTGGAGATATAGTGGGAGAGCTTGGTTTGGCTCAAGCTACGGTGTCTCAGCATTTGAAAGAGCTCAAGAACCTTGGGATTATCAAAGGTAATATTGAGGGAACCAGCACGTGCTATTGCATTGATTCAGAAAAGTGGGAGTCTATTTCTGATGCATTTTCTCAGTTTTTTGCTCAGCGAACGGTATGTGCTGAAGACGGCTGTTGCTAG
- a CDS encoding cupin domain-containing protein: protein MKKINLKEKFELFDDYWHPRIIGELNGQLVKIAKFKGTFEMHKHDHEDELFQVIKGQIQIKFEDRTETLDEGEMIVVPKGVLHQPSAAQEAWVMMFEPASTVNTGENDSSDLTKEELDWV from the coding sequence ATGAAAAAGATAAACCTCAAAGAAAAATTCGAACTGTTTGACGACTACTGGCACCCCAGAATCATAGGCGAGCTCAATGGTCAGCTGGTGAAAATCGCCAAATTCAAAGGGACCTTTGAGATGCATAAGCACGACCATGAAGACGAACTCTTTCAGGTGATCAAAGGACAGATTCAAATCAAATTTGAGGACCGAACGGAAACACTAGACGAAGGAGAAATGATCGTAGTACCCAAAGGGGTACTGCATCAGCCCAGTGCAGCACAAGAAGCTTGGGTCATGATGTTTGAACCAGCTTCTACTGTGAATACTGGCGAGAATGATAGTTCTGATTTGACAAAGGAAGAGTTGGATTGGGTTTGA
- a CDS encoding DUF952 domain-containing protein: MRPILLKCYLGKSGDVQNILLLYEYTLVVVFKGKRADFPLSSIRGLIVSRKKLIIPLVIGGIGTCLSWLALSLGWYHYQTNLFLVFLFFAWMYYGFLGKDGLELTEGKERHVFLIKANHFVLNTFINFVKARMFQVPPKQESISFHLATKQSWEEQELSTLYTHSSLENEGFIHTSYISELKISYEKYFSPNEELVLLGVDLKKVEADVKINEVPSRNALFPHIYGRLNKSAIVLLRTVNSAQDLEQKTID, encoded by the coding sequence ATGCGACCTATCCTGCTGAAATGTTATTTGGGTAAAAGTGGTGATGTACAAAATATCCTGCTCTTGTATGAATACACCTTAGTGGTGGTATTCAAAGGCAAACGAGCAGATTTCCCTCTATCTAGCATCAGGGGTTTAATAGTTAGCCGGAAAAAGTTGATTATTCCATTGGTTATTGGCGGCATAGGTACTTGCTTGTCTTGGTTGGCATTATCTCTTGGCTGGTATCATTATCAGACCAATCTATTTTTGGTGTTTCTTTTTTTTGCTTGGATGTATTATGGGTTTCTAGGAAAAGACGGCCTCGAACTGACAGAAGGCAAGGAGCGACATGTTTTTCTGATTAAGGCGAATCATTTTGTTTTAAACACATTTATAAATTTTGTTAAAGCAAGAATGTTTCAAGTTCCGCCCAAACAGGAGTCTATTAGTTTTCATTTAGCCACAAAGCAGAGTTGGGAAGAGCAGGAATTGAGTACGCTATATACCCATTCATCTCTTGAGAATGAAGGGTTTATTCATACCTCCTATATATCAGAACTCAAGATTTCTTATGAAAAGTATTTTAGTCCAAACGAAGAACTGGTTTTGCTAGGTGTAGATTTGAAGAAAGTAGAAGCAGATGTAAAAATCAACGAAGTACCATCGAGGAATGCACTTTTTCCTCACATATATGGAAGACTCAATAAATCAGCCATTGTACTATTGAGAACTGTCAACTCTGCACAAGATTTAGAGCAAAAAACAATTGATTAA
- a CDS encoding polyprenyl synthetase family protein — protein MALRIKDIQSPVANEMAEFEKKFRQSMKSNVMLLDKIMAYIVKRKGKQMRPLFVFLSAATTGTVSEASYRGASLIELLHTATLVHDDVVDDSTYRRGFFSVNALWKNKIAVLVGDFLLSRGMLLSIDNEDFDLLKLVSEAIREMSEGELLQMEKAKKLDITEKVYYEVIRQKTASLIKACCAVGAASTGADPVTVQTMGEFGEKVGMAFQIKDDLFDYGTQEIGKPLGIDIREKKMTLPLIHALNQATSSEKSNIKRIIKKHSENTKKVNEVIDFVKEKQGLAYATDVMNTYHTDAIQMLKTFPDSPARQSLEQLVQFTIERTK, from the coding sequence ATGGCGCTTAGAATAAAAGACATCCAATCCCCTGTAGCCAATGAGATGGCTGAATTTGAAAAGAAATTCAGACAGTCCATGAAAAGCAATGTAATGCTTTTGGACAAAATCATGGCCTACATCGTAAAGCGAAAAGGCAAGCAAATGCGTCCGCTTTTCGTTTTTTTAAGCGCTGCTACTACAGGAACAGTATCGGAGGCTTCTTATCGCGGAGCTTCTCTCATCGAACTACTTCATACAGCTACCTTGGTCCATGATGACGTCGTTGATGATTCTACCTATCGCCGTGGTTTCTTTTCTGTGAATGCCTTGTGGAAGAATAAAATTGCCGTATTAGTCGGTGATTTTCTTTTGTCAAGAGGCATGCTGTTGTCTATTGATAACGAAGACTTCGATTTGCTCAAATTAGTATCTGAGGCTATAAGAGAAATGAGTGAAGGCGAATTGCTTCAAATGGAAAAAGCTAAGAAACTGGACATCACCGAAAAGGTATACTACGAAGTCATTCGTCAAAAAACGGCCAGTTTGATTAAAGCTTGCTGCGCAGTGGGCGCGGCTTCTACTGGAGCAGATCCAGTCACCGTACAAACGATGGGTGAGTTTGGTGAAAAAGTAGGAATGGCCTTCCAGATTAAAGATGATCTTTTCGACTACGGAACGCAGGAAATTGGCAAACCATTAGGTATTGACATCCGAGAAAAGAAAATGACGCTACCGCTGATTCATGCACTCAACCAGGCGACCAGTTCGGAAAAAAGCAACATCAAGCGTATCATCAAAAAACACAGTGAAAACACGAAGAAAGTGAATGAGGTGATTGACTTTGTAAAGGAAAAGCAGGGATTGGCCTACGCTACTGACGTGATGAACACCTATCACACCGACGCCATCCAAATGCTGAAGACTTTCCCTGATTCTCCTGCTCGTCAATCATTAGAACAACTCGTTCAGTTTACGATCGAAAGAACAAAATAA
- a CDS encoding two-component regulator propeller domain-containing protein codes for MTLKLTLTTYILLCATLTWGQLSSFKPNQPLDNVSILQWTNKEGLPSNNTNSVFQDSEGLIWITSYNGFMIYDGERIESYDKNRLAFLNNDGFYAIAQDHNGIIYIASNGDGIVKYENGIFSSYEPRGAAVPGSVRRLYVASDSSIYIGANHAGLFRVEDDSLYKVAGDLFNHAMVRTITEDAGKNIWFGTEGGGLNRVGPAGPLHLSLSDGLLSNNVLSLLSNDNKLYIGTAKGLQILDAEQNMDLQVVAVLEDHYINSLLMDDWGNLWLGSEGGLARWNPANNLIEWLYSKHNIDLVRVNHLLLDEENQIWLSSNRSGLIQIKASKVFNLSEPRLSSTRANIIHESWDGKYYIGTDANKIDVYDGQNLSTLLVKTNLNGNGIRDIYHDEDGSFWLATYIGIIHIKGDQEKVYSELNGMPADDFRTILKDSKGNFWFTTRSGGLVKFKDEEILRVYSNGNGLESNFVLAAEESANGDIYVGTFSGGLTIIEPNGDCKTYHVSSDDSGLVIFNVDFDSENSAFVTANSGLLYFDGKNLERVKLQTDRRSNTFFDLVIDDYENFWLTTNLGVLQIKKSNWEKYKSGEVDHLSYFTIDRSSGMNTEECTGATRSTKLSDGNICVPTLGGVVFIDPPSFQRDVYVPKVKIRQMIADDEVINIQEGNINVEPGTSRYRFDFCVLSFSSPDRNQFRYILEGYDKGWSVPTYEGTVQYTNLSPGDYTFRVIGTNDSHVWNEEGDSLFFTVHPFYYETTWFLVLCILIVLFTIFLFFTWRVAFINNQNKELRKVNAELDRFVYSASHEMRSPLSSILGLINVASLDNTSNKEEYLAYIKHSVERLDALLQDIVDHSKNARTELEIAPLDLQHEIAEVIEDLTYSENFSKIKSTVECKGEGVIHSDVNRLKIVLNNLITNAFKHHAPDDVADPFVKVAIHQTDTGVRLIISDNGPGIEPEEQDKIFNMFYRATHKSEGTGLGLYIVKEIINNLNGFIEVQSQVGKGTTFVIELTDLKNT; via the coding sequence ATGACTTTGAAACTGACCTTGACCACGTACATTCTATTATGCGCTACATTGACGTGGGGTCAGTTATCATCTTTTAAACCTAATCAGCCGCTTGACAATGTAAGCATTTTGCAATGGACTAATAAAGAAGGTTTACCTTCTAACAATACCAATTCGGTATTTCAAGATTCAGAAGGGCTTATCTGGATTACCTCATACAATGGGTTTATGATTTATGATGGTGAGAGAATAGAATCATACGATAAAAACAGATTAGCATTTTTAAACAATGATGGATTCTATGCCATAGCCCAAGACCACAATGGAATCATCTATATTGCTAGTAATGGTGATGGCATCGTAAAGTATGAAAATGGTATTTTTAGTTCCTATGAACCCAGAGGAGCGGCAGTGCCAGGGTCTGTGCGAAGGTTATACGTAGCTTCAGATAGTAGTATATATATAGGCGCCAATCATGCAGGTTTATTTAGAGTTGAAGATGATTCCTTATACAAAGTAGCGGGAGATCTTTTCAATCATGCCATGGTACGGACGATTACTGAAGACGCCGGTAAAAATATCTGGTTTGGAACGGAGGGCGGTGGATTAAATAGAGTTGGTCCAGCGGGGCCTTTGCATTTAAGTTTGTCGGATGGGCTACTCAGCAACAATGTTCTTTCTTTATTAAGTAATGATAATAAGCTGTACATAGGTACCGCAAAGGGGTTACAGATATTGGATGCTGAGCAAAACATGGACTTACAGGTAGTCGCAGTTCTTGAAGATCACTATATAAACAGTTTGCTCATGGATGATTGGGGAAATTTGTGGTTGGGATCGGAAGGTGGATTGGCCAGATGGAACCCAGCAAATAACCTCATTGAGTGGCTTTATTCAAAACACAATATTGATCTGGTGAGAGTAAATCACTTATTGCTTGATGAAGAGAATCAGATTTGGCTGTCATCTAATCGCTCAGGACTCATTCAAATTAAAGCTAGCAAAGTATTCAATTTGTCGGAACCTAGACTGTCTAGTACTAGAGCCAACATTATTCATGAATCCTGGGATGGCAAATACTACATCGGAACTGATGCCAATAAAATAGATGTTTACGATGGGCAAAATCTCAGCACATTGTTAGTGAAAACGAACCTTAATGGTAATGGTATTCGAGACATTTATCATGATGAAGATGGTTCATTTTGGTTAGCCACTTACATAGGAATAATTCATATTAAAGGAGATCAGGAAAAGGTGTATTCAGAATTGAATGGCATGCCGGCGGATGATTTTCGAACGATACTCAAGGATTCCAAAGGAAATTTTTGGTTTACGACAAGGTCCGGAGGCCTGGTTAAGTTTAAGGATGAGGAAATTTTGCGAGTCTACTCCAACGGGAATGGTCTTGAATCAAACTTTGTACTGGCTGCAGAAGAGTCGGCTAATGGTGACATTTATGTGGGAACTTTTAGTGGCGGACTGACCATTATAGAGCCAAACGGTGATTGTAAGACTTATCACGTTTCGTCGGATGATTCAGGTTTGGTAATTTTCAATGTAGACTTTGATTCTGAAAATAGTGCTTTTGTGACTGCCAACAGTGGGTTGTTGTATTTTGATGGTAAAAACCTTGAAAGAGTCAAACTTCAAACAGATCGACGGAGCAACACATTTTTTGACCTGGTGATTGATGACTATGAGAACTTTTGGCTCACGACTAATTTGGGCGTGTTGCAAATTAAGAAGTCGAACTGGGAAAAGTATAAAAGTGGAGAAGTCGATCATCTCAGTTATTTTACCATAGATCGAAGCAGTGGGATGAATACCGAGGAATGCACGGGAGCTACACGATCAACTAAGTTGTCGGACGGAAATATTTGTGTACCGACATTAGGTGGTGTGGTGTTTATAGATCCTCCTTCATTTCAACGTGATGTGTACGTTCCCAAAGTAAAAATTCGACAAATGATTGCTGATGATGAAGTGATCAATATTCAAGAAGGGAATATTAATGTAGAACCCGGTACCTCAAGATACAGGTTTGACTTCTGTGTTCTGAGCTTTAGCTCGCCTGATAGAAATCAGTTTAGGTATATACTGGAAGGGTATGATAAAGGCTGGAGTGTACCCACTTACGAAGGTACAGTTCAATATACCAACCTATCGCCCGGAGATTATACTTTTAGAGTAATTGGCACTAATGATAGTCATGTTTGGAATGAAGAAGGTGATTCACTATTCTTTACAGTTCATCCATTCTATTATGAAACCACCTGGTTTCTGGTACTATGCATTCTCATCGTTTTGTTCACTATTTTCTTATTCTTTACCTGGCGTGTAGCTTTTATCAATAACCAGAACAAAGAACTAAGAAAAGTGAATGCTGAATTGGATCGTTTTGTCTACAGTGCATCCCACGAGATGCGTTCACCTCTTTCGTCGATACTGGGGTTGATCAATGTGGCATCACTGGACAATACATCAAACAAAGAGGAGTATTTAGCCTATATCAAACATAGTGTGGAACGTTTGGATGCTTTGTTGCAGGATATTGTTGATCACTCCAAAAATGCTCGAACGGAATTAGAAATTGCTCCTTTAGACTTGCAGCACGAGATAGCCGAAGTGATCGAAGACCTGACTTACTCCGAGAATTTTTCTAAGATAAAATCTACCGTAGAATGCAAGGGAGAAGGTGTCATTCATTCAGATGTGAACCGTTTGAAAATCGTGTTAAACAACTTGATTACCAATGCCTTTAAGCATCATGCACCGGATGATGTGGCTGATCCATTTGTAAAAGTCGCTATTCATCAAACAGACACAGGAGTAAGGTTAATCATCTCTGACAACGGACCAGGCATAGAACCAGAAGAGCAGGATAAAATTTTCAATATGTTTTACCGGGCCACGCACAAAAGCGAAGGCACTGGTTTAGGTTTGTATATTGTCAAAGAGATTATTAATAATCTGAATGGATTTATTGAAGTACAATCTCAGGTTGGAAAAGGAACCACTTTTGTGATTGAACTGACAGATTTGAAAAATACCTAA